One Astyanax mexicanus isolate ESR-SI-001 chromosome 3, AstMex3_surface, whole genome shotgun sequence genomic region harbors:
- the rab42a gene encoding ras-related protein Rab-42a, which yields MDILWQYQFRIILLGDSTVGKSSLLKRFTDGVYSDVADPTVGVDFYARSLDIEPGVKIKLQLWDTAGQERFRSITTSYYRNSVGGLLVFDLTNRKTFDHVREWHREVSEHILPHHMVYILVGHKSDLNRERKVSRDEAEQLAAELGVRYVETSAKCNSNVERAFELLTRDIYELMKMGEIATRDGWDGVKSGLTAKVLYPAEEEAEREKSCNC from the exons ATGGATATCCTGTGGCAGTACCAGTTCAGGATCATCTTACTGGGAGACTCGACCGTGGGGAAATCCTCGCTGCTGAAGCGCTTCACGGACGGCGTGTACAGCGATGTGGCGGACCCCACGGTCGGCGTGGATTTCTACGCCCGGTCTCTGGACATCGAGCCCGGGGTGAAGATTAAGCTGCAGCTGTGGGACACGGCCGGGCAGGAGCGCTTCAG ATCCATCACGACTTCTTATTATCGCAACTCCGTAGGCGGGCTCCTGGTCTTTGACCTGACCAATCGTAAAACCTTTGACCACGTGCGCGAGTGGCACCGTGAGGTCAGTGAGCACATCCTGCCTCATCACATGGTCTACATCCTGGTGGGCCACAAGAGCGACCTGAACCGCGAGCGCAAGGTATCGCGGGACGAGGCGGAGCAGTTGGCGGCCGAGCTGGGCGTGCGCTACGTAGAGACGTCGGCAAAGTGCAACAGCAACGTGGAGCGTGCATTCGAGCTGCTCACACGCGACATCTATGAGCTGATGAAGATGGGCGAGATTGCCACACGCGACGGCTGGGACGGCGTCAAGAGCGGCCTGACTGCCAAAGTCCTGTACCCGGCCGAGGAGGAGGCCGAGAGGGAGAAGAGCTGTAACTGCTGA